The following coding sequences are from one Brooklawnia cerclae window:
- a CDS encoding PspC domain-containing protein, which translates to MSKQLTRSQDHRVIAGVCGGLADYFSIDPLLVRLGAIALGFVSAGLAGGAYAVAWLLLPEEGTGQTGLDQLFRRYDAYRNDRNAGGSPRPNDTFRADE; encoded by the coding sequence ATGAGCAAGCAACTGACCCGAAGCCAGGATCACCGCGTGATCGCCGGGGTCTGCGGAGGCCTCGCCGACTACTTCTCCATCGACCCACTGCTCGTCCGCCTCGGAGCGATCGCCCTGGGGTTCGTCAGCGCCGGGCTGGCAGGTGGCGCCTACGCCGTCGCCTGGCTCCTCCTCCCCGAGGAGGGAACGGGCCAGACCGGGCTCGACCAGTTGTTCAGGCGCTACGACGCCTACCGCAACGATCGGAACGCCGGCGGTTCCCCGCGCCCCAACGACACCTTCCGCGCGGACGAGTGA